A region from the Lysobacter antibioticus genome encodes:
- a CDS encoding sulfite reductase subunit alpha, which produces MSTVPSAPRRRFDLGVLGNLLVVLALVALAIGLSQWQAEPLRWSFPGRGRLWAAGAVAALYAGFVAAIAVSRTRSARAQALPAISAQQRGDWLVAFASQTGFAEQLARRSHEALCGAGLRADLAVLGTLDASQLALYPRVLFIVSTTGEGDAPDSAAGFVRRTMAQTGDLSATRYGVLALGDREYTEYCAFGHRLDHWLRHSGAQSLFDLVEVDNSEPGALRHWQHHLGLLAGHTELPDWSTPSYRPWRLQERLLSNPGSVGGPVFRLGLVPADGDALDWRAGDIAEIGPRNSAADVAQWLATLGLDGETSVRYEDAQETLSALLARTRLPDPGAWRGHSAQAIADTLKLLSHREYSIASVPADGSLQLLVRQMRYEDGRYGSGSGWLTEHAAPGTSIDLRIRSNPSFHAPSDARPVVLIGNGTGLAGLRALLKTRIAAGHTRNWLLFGERNATCDLHYRAEIEAWQAAGAIERVDYAFSRDGESRTYVQDVLRAHLDAVREWIAQDAAVYVCGSLEGMAPGVEAVLHEAVGVDALEAMAADGRYRRDVY; this is translated from the coding sequence ATGAGTACCGTGCCGTCCGCACCCCGCCGGCGCTTCGACCTCGGCGTCCTCGGCAATCTGCTGGTCGTGCTGGCGCTGGTCGCGCTCGCGATCGGTTTGTCGCAATGGCAGGCCGAGCCGTTGCGTTGGAGCTTCCCTGGCCGTGGCCGGCTGTGGGCCGCGGGCGCGGTCGCCGCACTGTATGCCGGCTTCGTCGCCGCCATCGCCGTCTCGCGGACGCGAAGCGCGCGCGCGCAGGCCTTGCCGGCGATCTCCGCGCAACAACGCGGCGATTGGCTGGTCGCCTTCGCCAGCCAGACCGGTTTCGCCGAGCAACTCGCGCGCCGCAGCCACGAGGCTTTGTGCGGTGCCGGCCTGCGCGCCGACCTCGCCGTGCTCGGCACCCTCGACGCGTCGCAGCTGGCGCTGTATCCGCGCGTGTTGTTCATCGTCAGCACCACCGGCGAAGGCGATGCGCCCGACAGCGCCGCCGGCTTCGTCCGCCGGACGATGGCACAGACCGGCGACCTGTCGGCGACGCGCTACGGCGTGCTCGCCCTCGGCGACCGCGAGTACACCGAGTACTGCGCGTTCGGCCATCGTCTCGACCATTGGTTGCGGCATTCCGGCGCCCAGTCCCTGTTCGATCTGGTCGAGGTCGACAACAGCGAACCGGGCGCCCTGCGCCATTGGCAGCACCATCTGGGCCTCTTGGCCGGACACACCGAACTGCCCGATTGGAGCACGCCCTCGTACCGCCCTTGGCGCCTGCAGGAACGTCTGCTGTCCAACCCCGGCAGCGTCGGCGGCCCGGTGTTCCGATTGGGCCTGGTGCCGGCCGACGGCGACGCGCTCGATTGGCGCGCCGGCGATATCGCCGAGATCGGTCCGCGCAACAGCGCCGCCGATGTCGCGCAGTGGCTGGCGACGCTGGGCCTGGATGGCGAAACCAGCGTGCGCTACGAAGATGCGCAAGAAACGCTTTCGGCATTGTTGGCACGCACGCGCCTGCCCGACCCCGGCGCGTGGCGGGGGCACAGCGCGCAGGCCATCGCCGACACGCTCAAACTGTTGTCGCATCGCGAGTACTCGATCGCTTCGGTGCCCGCGGACGGTTCGCTGCAACTCTTGGTCCGGCAGATGCGTTACGAGGACGGCCGCTACGGCAGTGGCAGCGGCTGGCTGACCGAACATGCCGCGCCGGGTACGTCGATCGACCTGCGCATCCGCAGCAACCCTTCCTTCCATGCACCGAGCGATGCTCGCCCGGTGGTATTGATCGGCAACGGCACCGGCCTGGCCGGCCTGCGCGCGCTGCTCAAGACCCGGATCGCCGCGGGACATACCCGCAACTGGCTGTTGTTCGGCGAACGCAACGCCACCTGCGACCTGCACTACCGCGCAGAAATCGAAGCCTGGCAGGCCGCAGGCGCGATCGAACGCGTCGACTACGCGTTCTCGCGCGACGGCGAGTCGCGCACCTATGTGCAGGACGTGTTGCGCGCGCACCTGGATGCGGTACGCGAATGGATCGCGCAAGACGCCGCGGTCTATGTCTGCGGCAGCCTGGAAGGCATGGCGCCGGGCGTGGAAGCGGTGCTGCATGAAGCGGTCGGCGTGGACGCGTTGGAAGCCATGGCCGCGGACGGCCGTTATCGGCGCGACGTGTATTGA
- a CDS encoding HutD/Ves family protein, producing the protein MPDRLTWSIPANEYRRERWRNQFGWTREIVRMSRQNEAGLDRPIPGEDWDWRLSIAEIERDAPFSAFPGIDRELVLLSGNGLRLRFDDGEVHELLPPHDKLRFAGERAVQGELLDGLTHDFNLMWRRDRVRAELWHRPLVGPMVIFAEPGQTWAVHLLAGQARFADDSGLPPLQAGDTAILAAGSERLRNVLEGGGEVLLVRVAPLD; encoded by the coding sequence ATGCCCGACCGCCTGACCTGGTCCATCCCCGCCAACGAATACCGCCGCGAACGCTGGCGCAACCAGTTCGGCTGGACCCGCGAGATCGTCCGCATGAGCCGTCAGAACGAGGCGGGGCTCGATCGCCCGATCCCCGGCGAGGACTGGGACTGGCGCCTGTCGATCGCCGAGATCGAGCGCGATGCGCCGTTCTCGGCGTTCCCGGGGATCGACCGCGAACTGGTCCTGCTCAGCGGCAACGGCCTGCGCCTGCGTTTCGACGACGGCGAGGTCCACGAACTGCTGCCGCCGCACGACAAACTGCGTTTCGCCGGCGAACGCGCGGTGCAGGGCGAATTGCTCGACGGCCTGACCCACGATTTCAACCTGATGTGGCGTCGCGACCGGGTCCGTGCCGAGCTCTGGCACCGCCCGCTGGTCGGGCCGATGGTGATCTTCGCCGAGCCGGGCCAGACCTGGGCCGTGCATCTGCTGGCCGGCCAGGCGCGGTTCGCCGACGACTCCGGCCTGCCGCCGCTGCAAGCCGGCGACACCGCCATCCTCGCGGCCGGCAGCGAACGCCTGCGCAACGTGCTCGAAGGCGGCGGCGAGGTGCTGTTGGTGCGGGTGGCCCCGCTCGATTGA
- a CDS encoding ComEA family DNA-binding protein has product MKSFALIAKSLVLSLMLAGSAFASEKVNINSADAATLDRVLLNIGASKAEAIVAYRKANGAFRSVEQLALVKGIGLKTVEKNRERIVVGGAAQVRPTNTAGAIAAPRAASKR; this is encoded by the coding sequence ATGAAATCGTTTGCCCTCATCGCAAAGTCGCTGGTCCTGTCGCTGATGCTCGCCGGCAGTGCCTTCGCCTCGGAAAAGGTCAATATCAACAGCGCCGACGCGGCCACGTTGGACCGCGTACTGCTCAACATCGGGGCCTCCAAGGCCGAAGCCATCGTCGCTTATCGCAAGGCCAACGGGGCCTTCCGCAGCGTCGAGCAGCTGGCCCTGGTCAAGGGAATCGGTCTGAAGACGGTCGAAAAGAATCGGGAACGCATCGTGGTCGGCGGCGCCGCTCAGGTCCGCCCGACCAACACCGCCGGAGCCATCGCGGCCCCGCGCGCTGCCAGCAAGCGCTGA
- a CDS encoding M20 family metallopeptidase, which translates to MDASKVDRYVSEKWDDEIVPQLVEYIRIPNKSPMFDADWVQHGYMDDAVKLMETWARAQSIPGMQVEVVRLEGRTPLIFIDIPAAHGGSDSDCVLLYGHLDKQPEMTGWDDDLGPWKPVIKGDKLYGRGGADDGYAIFGSLAAILALQEQQQPHARCVILIEACEESGSYDLPAYVDHLADRIGKPSLVVCLDSGCGNYDQLWCTTSLRGLAGGNFTVKVLSEGVHSGDASGVVPSSFRLLRQLLSRLEDESNGKILIEGLYAEVPPERLEQARQAAKVLGTAVYDKFPFLPGMKPMADDLAELVLNRTWRPALSVTGVDGMPALASAGNVLRPHTSVKLSLRLPPTLDGKRAGELLKEVLLRDPPNGAQVTLELEKSSSGWNAPAMSSWLSNAIDASSRDFFGQPAMYMGEGGSIPFMGMLGEKFPGAQFMITGVLGPHSNAHGPNEFLHIPMGKRVTACVARVVAEHHLASQRGETTGVAAVADSGDRHGGHGCC; encoded by the coding sequence ATGGACGCCAGCAAGGTCGATCGCTACGTCAGCGAGAAGTGGGACGACGAAATCGTCCCGCAACTGGTCGAATACATCCGCATTCCCAACAAGTCGCCGATGTTCGACGCCGACTGGGTCCAGCACGGCTACATGGACGATGCCGTCAAGCTCATGGAGACCTGGGCCCGCGCCCAGTCGATCCCGGGCATGCAGGTCGAGGTAGTGCGCCTGGAAGGCCGCACGCCGTTGATCTTCATCGATATTCCCGCCGCGCACGGCGGCAGCGATTCAGATTGCGTGCTGCTCTACGGCCACCTCGACAAGCAGCCGGAGATGACCGGCTGGGACGACGACCTCGGCCCGTGGAAGCCGGTGATCAAGGGCGACAAGCTTTACGGCCGCGGCGGCGCCGACGACGGCTACGCCATCTTCGGTTCGCTGGCGGCGATCCTGGCCCTGCAGGAACAGCAGCAGCCGCATGCGCGCTGCGTGATCCTGATCGAGGCCTGCGAAGAGTCCGGCAGCTACGACCTGCCCGCCTACGTCGATCACCTCGCCGACCGCATCGGCAAGCCATCGCTGGTGGTCTGTCTGGATTCGGGTTGCGGCAACTACGACCAACTGTGGTGCACGACCTCGCTGCGCGGCCTGGCCGGCGGCAATTTCACCGTCAAGGTGCTCAGCGAAGGCGTGCATTCGGGCGATGCCTCCGGCGTGGTGCCGTCGAGCTTCCGCCTGCTGCGCCAGCTGCTGTCGCGCCTGGAAGACGAGAGCAACGGCAAGATCCTGATCGAAGGCCTGTACGCCGAGGTGCCGCCCGAGCGCCTGGAGCAGGCGCGCCAGGCCGCCAAGGTGCTCGGCACCGCGGTCTACGACAAGTTCCCGTTCCTGCCCGGAATGAAGCCGATGGCGGATGACCTGGCCGAATTGGTGCTCAACCGCACCTGGCGCCCGGCTTTGTCGGTCACCGGCGTCGACGGCATGCCGGCGCTGGCCTCGGCCGGCAACGTGCTGCGCCCGCACACCTCGGTGAAGCTGTCGCTGCGCCTGCCGCCGACCCTCGACGGCAAGCGCGCCGGCGAGCTGCTCAAGGAAGTGCTGCTGCGCGATCCGCCGAACGGCGCACAGGTCACCTTGGAGTTGGAAAAATCCTCGAGCGGTTGGAACGCCCCGGCGATGTCGTCATGGCTGTCGAACGCCATCGATGCATCGAGCCGCGACTTCTTCGGCCAGCCGGCGATGTACATGGGCGAAGGCGGCTCGATTCCGTTCATGGGCATGCTCGGCGAGAAGTTCCCCGGCGCGCAGTTCATGATCACCGGCGTGCTCGGCCCGCACTCCAACGCGCACGGCCCGAACGAGTTCCTGCACATCCCGATGGGCAAGCGGGTGACCGCCTGCGTCGCCCGCGTGGTCGCCGAGCATCACCTGGCGAGCCAGCGCGGCGAGACCACCGGCGTGGCCGCGGTCGCCGACAGCGGCGATCGTCATGGCGGGCACGGTTGCTGCTGA
- a CDS encoding GlsB/YeaQ/YmgE family stress response membrane protein, with protein MLGGIFYTIIIGAVIGVLARFFKPGADPMGWILTILLGIAGAYIGSLLYAGGGLIGLIVSVICAIVLLFLYEMIRSKAAKP; from the coding sequence ATGCTAGGCGGCATCTTTTACACGATCATCATCGGCGCGGTCATCGGCGTCCTCGCGCGCTTCTTCAAGCCCGGCGCCGATCCGATGGGCTGGATACTCACCATCCTGCTCGGCATCGCCGGCGCCTACATCGGCAGCCTGCTCTATGCCGGCGGCGGGCTGATCGGCCTGATCGTTTCGGTCATCTGCGCCATCGTGCTGTTGTTCCTGTACGAGATGATTCGAAGCAAGGCCGCCAAACCCTGA
- the cysN gene encoding sulfate adenylyltransferase subunit CysN: MGSVVAFASPESRVPSPAGDSIAGYLQQHEHKSLLRFITCGSVDDGKSTLIGRLLHDTRLLFDDQLAALDADSRRHGTQNGEIDFALLVDGLAAEREQGITIDVAYRFFGTEKRKFIVADCPGHEQYTRNMATGASTAALAVVLVDARKGLLTQTRRHSYIVSLLGIRHVLLAVNKMDLVDFDQAVFERIAGEYRELAAQLGIEHVTAVPLSALHGHNLTERSAQTPWYHGPSVLEHLESVDTERSAAELGFRLPVQWVNRPNQDFRGFAGTIAAGTVRPGDEIVALPSGRRSQVQRIVTADGDLEVAGAGQAVTLTLADELDISRGDVIANAAQPAQVADQFAVHLLWMDTQPLLPGRSYWLKIGARTVSASITEIKHKVDVNSQAQLAAKHLELNEVAYCNLSLDQPIAFEAYLDNRELGSFILIDRQSHATVAAGTVDFALRRAGNIHWQPVDVDKAARARSKHQKPRCVWFTGLSGSGKSTIANLVDKQLHALGHHSFVLDGDNVRHGLNKDLGFTDEDRVENIRRVAEVAKLMTDAGLIVLVSFISPFRAERRLARELFEDGEFVEVFVDTPLAEAERRDVKGLYAKARAGKIPNFTGIDSPYEAPEAAELQLDTLEHDAQALAQRVIDYLRD; this comes from the coding sequence ATGGGCAGCGTGGTGGCTTTTGCGAGTCCCGAGTCCCGAGTTCCGAGTCCCGCCGGCGACAGCATTGCCGGCTACCTGCAGCAGCACGAGCACAAGAGCCTGCTGCGCTTCATCACCTGCGGCAGCGTCGACGACGGCAAGAGCACCCTGATCGGGCGCCTGCTGCACGACACCCGCCTGCTGTTCGACGACCAACTGGCCGCGCTCGACGCCGACAGCCGCCGTCACGGCACCCAGAACGGCGAGATCGATTTCGCCCTGCTGGTCGACGGGCTGGCCGCCGAGCGCGAGCAAGGCATCACCATCGACGTCGCCTACCGTTTCTTCGGCACCGAGAAGCGCAAGTTCATCGTTGCCGATTGCCCGGGCCACGAGCAGTACACCCGCAACATGGCGACCGGCGCCTCGACCGCCGCGCTGGCGGTGGTGCTGGTCGATGCGCGCAAGGGGCTGCTGACGCAGACGCGCCGGCACAGCTACATCGTGTCCTTGCTGGGCATCCGCCATGTGCTGCTCGCGGTCAACAAGATGGACCTGGTCGATTTCGACCAGGCCGTGTTCGAGCGCATCGCCGGCGAATACCGCGAACTCGCCGCTCAGCTCGGCATCGAACATGTCACCGCCGTGCCCTTGTCGGCTTTGCACGGCCACAACCTGACCGAACGCTCGGCGCAGACGCCGTGGTACCACGGCCCGAGCGTGCTCGAACATCTGGAATCGGTCGACACCGAACGCAGCGCGGCCGAACTCGGTTTCCGCCTGCCGGTGCAGTGGGTCAACCGCCCGAACCAGGACTTCCGCGGTTTCGCCGGCACCATCGCCGCCGGCACGGTGCGGCCGGGCGACGAGATCGTCGCGTTGCCGTCGGGCCGCCGTTCGCAGGTGCAGCGCATCGTCACCGCCGACGGCGATCTCGAGGTCGCCGGCGCCGGCCAGGCGGTCACCCTGACCCTCGCCGACGAACTCGACATCAGCCGCGGCGATGTCATCGCCAATGCCGCGCAGCCGGCCCAGGTCGCCGACCAGTTCGCCGTGCACCTGCTGTGGATGGACACCCAGCCGCTGCTGCCCGGCCGCTCGTACTGGCTGAAGATCGGCGCACGCACGGTCAGCGCCAGCATCACCGAGATCAAGCACAAGGTCGACGTCAACAGCCAGGCCCAGCTCGCGGCCAAGCACCTAGAACTCAACGAGGTCGCTTACTGCAATCTCAGCCTCGACCAGCCGATCGCATTCGAGGCCTATCTCGACAACCGCGAACTCGGCAGCTTCATCCTGATCGACCGCCAGAGCCACGCCACCGTCGCCGCCGGCACCGTGGATTTTGCTCTGCGCCGCGCCGGCAACATCCATTGGCAGCCGGTCGACGTCGACAAGGCCGCACGCGCGCGCAGCAAGCACCAGAAGCCGCGTTGCGTGTGGTTCACCGGTTTGTCGGGGTCGGGCAAGTCGACCATCGCCAACCTGGTCGACAAGCAACTGCATGCGCTCGGCCACCACAGTTTCGTGCTCGACGGCGACAACGTGCGTCACGGCCTCAACAAGGATCTCGGCTTCACCGACGAGGACCGGGTCGAGAACATCCGCCGCGTCGCCGAAGTCGCCAAGCTGATGACCGACGCCGGCCTGATCGTGCTGGTGAGTTTCATCTCGCCGTTCCGCGCCGAACGCCGGCTTGCGCGCGAGTTGTTCGAGGACGGCGAATTCGTCGAGGTGTTCGTCGATACCCCGCTGGCCGAAGCCGAGCGCCGCGACGTCAAGGGCCTGTACGCGAAGGCCCGCGCCGGCAAGATCCCGAACTTCACCGGCATCGATTCGCCGTACGAAGCGCCGGAGGCGGCGGAGCTGCAGCTGGACACCCTGGAACACGATGCCCAGGCCTTGGCGCAGCGGGTGATCGATTACTTGCGCGATTGA
- the cysD gene encoding sulfate adenylyltransferase subunit CysD has product MSASPDLSPPLSAPPPLSARALSHLDRLEAESIHILREVASEFRNPVMLYSVGKDSSVLLHLLLKAFYPARPPIPLLHVDTGWKFGEMIAFRDRRASETGVDLRVHINPDGLAQGIGPVSHGASVHTDVMKTQGLKQALDWNKFDAAIGGARRDEEKSRAKERIFSFRNPQHRWDPKNQRPELWSLFNTRIHAGESVRVFPISNWTELDVWLYIYREKIPVPSLYFAAERPVVERDGSLILVDDERLPLRDGEVPQTRKVRFRTLGCYPLTGAIESEADTLEAIIAEMLVATTSERQGRVIDHDPSASMERKKQEGYF; this is encoded by the coding sequence ATGAGTGCGTCACCCGACCTGAGCCCGCCGCTGTCCGCTCCGCCGCCGCTGTCCGCGCGGGCGTTGAGTCATCTGGACCGGCTCGAGGCCGAAAGCATCCACATCCTGCGCGAGGTGGCCTCGGAGTTCCGCAACCCGGTGATGCTGTACTCGGTCGGCAAGGACAGCTCGGTGCTGCTGCACCTGCTGCTCAAGGCCTTCTACCCGGCGCGTCCGCCGATCCCCTTGCTGCACGTCGACACCGGCTGGAAGTTCGGCGAGATGATCGCGTTCCGCGACCGTCGCGCCAGCGAGACCGGCGTCGACCTGCGCGTGCACATCAATCCCGACGGCCTGGCCCAGGGCATCGGCCCGGTCAGCCACGGCGCCAGCGTCCACACCGACGTGATGAAGACCCAGGGCCTCAAGCAGGCGCTGGACTGGAACAAGTTCGATGCCGCGATCGGCGGCGCGCGCCGCGACGAAGAGAAGTCGCGCGCCAAGGAACGGATCTTCTCGTTCCGCAATCCGCAGCACCGTTGGGACCCGAAGAACCAGCGCCCGGAGCTGTGGTCGCTGTTCAACACCCGCATCCATGCCGGCGAGAGCGTGCGCGTGTTCCCCATCTCCAACTGGACCGAGCTCGACGTCTGGCTGTACATCTATCGCGAGAAGATCCCGGTGCCGTCGCTGTATTTCGCCGCCGAACGCCCGGTGGTGGAACGCGACGGCAGCCTGATCCTGGTCGACGACGAGCGCCTGCCGCTGCGCGACGGCGAAGTGCCGCAGACCCGCAAGGTGCGCTTCCGCACGCTCGGCTGCTACCCGTTGACCGGCGCGATCGAATCCGAGGCCGACACGCTTGAGGCGATCATCGCCGAGATGCTGGTCGCGACCACTTCCGAGCGCCAGGGCCGGGTGATCGACCACGATCCCTCCGCTTCGATGGAACGCAAGAAACAAGAGGGCTACTTCTGA
- a CDS encoding assimilatory sulfite reductase (NADPH) flavoprotein subunit translates to MSAPALSAPPSLATPLPADRLDSLVRLTEGLDHNSLWWLSGYAAGLARAGAGNVAALAVPASAPAVAAPEARTNERLSIVYGSQTGNAKRLAEQLAGQAEAAGLNVRLLRADAYPTRELKNERLLYVVISTQGDGDPPDDSRGLIDFIAGKRAPELKGLNFAVLGLGDSSYPDFCSIGQKVDARLGELGATRLFARGDADLDFETVSTPWLQQALNQAKEALKPAATHLATVTPLRPLAAAPAFHRDAPFAAELLSNQRLIARGSDRVVPDKDIRHIEISLEGSGLHYQPGDSLGIWPRNPPALVEAVLSTLELDGNAGVEHGGQSLPLRQWLSEKRELTKLARPFIASHAAHARSDELNRLLAPDHAAQFAELLANSQVIDLLQRYDGQWSAEELVAALRPLTPRMYSIASSQKLVGDEAHLTVAHVEYQSAGGTRWGAASHLLASADEGERLPVFIEHNERFRVPADGSRDVIMIGPGTGVAPFRGFVQERVADGASGRNWLLFGNPHFRTDFLYQVEWQAALKAGHLHKLDLAFSRDQAQKVYVQHRLGEQGRDLYDWLEGGAHLYVCGDASRMAKDVHAALLAAIAKHGGKDEEGAEDYLNELQRQGRYARDVY, encoded by the coding sequence CTGTCCGCTCCAGCCCTGTCCGCTCCGCCCTCGCTCGCCACTCCGCTGCCCGCGGACCGGCTCGATTCGCTCGTCCGCCTCACCGAGGGTCTGGACCACAACAGTCTATGGTGGTTGTCGGGCTATGCCGCCGGCCTGGCCCGCGCCGGCGCCGGCAACGTCGCCGCCCTCGCCGTGCCGGCCAGCGCTCCCGCCGTCGCCGCGCCCGAGGCCCGTACCAACGAACGCCTGAGCATCGTCTACGGCAGCCAGACCGGCAACGCCAAGCGCTTGGCCGAGCAGCTCGCCGGCCAGGCCGAGGCCGCCGGCCTCAACGTGCGCCTGCTGCGCGCCGACGCTTACCCCACCCGCGAACTCAAGAACGAACGCCTGCTCTACGTGGTCATCAGCACCCAGGGCGACGGCGATCCGCCGGACGACTCGCGCGGCCTCATCGACTTCATCGCCGGCAAGCGCGCGCCCGAACTGAAGGGACTCAACTTCGCCGTGCTCGGCCTGGGCGATTCCAGTTATCCGGATTTCTGCTCGATCGGCCAGAAGGTCGACGCGCGCCTGGGCGAGCTCGGCGCGACCCGCTTGTTCGCCCGCGGCGACGCCGACCTCGATTTCGAAACCGTCTCCACGCCGTGGCTGCAGCAAGCGCTGAACCAGGCCAAGGAGGCGCTGAAGCCGGCCGCGACGCACCTGGCCACGGTCACGCCGCTGCGCCCGCTCGCGGCCGCGCCGGCCTTCCATCGCGACGCCCCGTTCGCCGCCGAGTTGCTGAGCAACCAACGCCTGATCGCACGCGGCTCCGACCGTGTCGTGCCGGACAAAGACATCCGCCACATCGAAATCTCGCTGGAAGGCTCGGGTCTGCACTACCAGCCCGGCGACTCGCTCGGCATCTGGCCGCGCAACCCGCCGGCCCTGGTCGAGGCGGTGCTGAGCACGCTCGAACTCGACGGCAACGCCGGCGTCGAGCACGGCGGCCAGTCGCTGCCGTTGCGGCAGTGGCTCAGCGAGAAGCGCGAGCTGACCAAGCTGGCGCGTCCGTTCATCGCCAGCCATGCCGCGCATGCGCGCAGCGACGAACTCAACCGCCTGCTCGCCCCCGACCACGCCGCCCAGTTCGCCGAACTGCTCGCCAACAGCCAGGTCATCGACCTGCTGCAGCGCTACGACGGCCAGTGGTCGGCCGAGGAACTGGTCGCCGCCCTGCGACCGCTGACCCCGCGCATGTACTCGATCGCCTCCAGCCAGAAGCTGGTCGGCGACGAGGCTCACCTCACCGTGGCCCACGTCGAGTACCAAAGCGCCGGCGGCACCCGCTGGGGCGCGGCCTCGCACCTGCTGGCGAGCGCCGACGAAGGCGAACGCCTGCCGGTGTTCATCGAACACAACGAACGTTTCCGGGTGCCGGCCGACGGCAGCCGCGACGTGATCATGATCGGCCCGGGCACCGGCGTGGCGCCGTTCCGCGGCTTCGTCCAGGAGCGCGTCGCCGACGGCGCCAGCGGCCGTAACTGGCTGCTGTTCGGCAATCCGCACTTCCGCACCGACTTCCTCTACCAGGTCGAATGGCAGGCCGCGCTGAAGGCCGGTCACTTGCACAAGCTCGACCTGGCGTTCTCGCGCGACCAGGCGCAGAAGGTCTACGTCCAGCATCGCCTCGGCGAGCAGGGCCGCGATCTGTACGACTGGCTGGAAGGCGGCGCGCACTTGTACGTCTGCGGCGACGCTTCGCGCATGGCCAAGGACGTGCACGCCGCCTTGCTGGCGGCGATCGCCAAGCACGGCGGCAAGGACGAGGAAGGCGCCGAAGACTACCTCAACGAATTGCAGCGACAGGGCCGCTACGCCCGGGACGTTTACTGA